Proteins from a single region of Streptomyces spectabilis:
- a CDS encoding TetR/AcrR family transcriptional regulator, whose translation MAATGAKTPRERYRAQVRAEVKEHAWEQIATAGASALSLNAIAKQMGMSGPALYRYFASRDELITELIRDAYRGLADAVRAAAAEGADLAGLAHALREWALADPQRYFLVYGTPVPGYHAPEDFTGIAREIMATLLDASAALPPAGSATAFHTHLEGHRDWAGDHPAPPAALHRALSFWARLHGVLSLELAGHFTGMGFDPDRFFAAELDDLLADRA comes from the coding sequence ATGGCGGCAACCGGCGCGAAGACCCCCCGGGAGCGCTATCGCGCCCAGGTGCGCGCGGAGGTCAAGGAGCACGCCTGGGAGCAGATCGCCACGGCGGGGGCGTCCGCCCTCTCCCTCAACGCGATCGCCAAACAGATGGGCATGAGCGGCCCCGCGCTCTACCGCTACTTCGCCAGCCGCGACGAGCTGATCACGGAACTCATCCGGGACGCGTACCGCGGCCTCGCCGACGCCGTCCGCGCGGCCGCCGCGGAGGGTGCGGACCTCGCTGGGCTCGCCCACGCCCTCCGCGAGTGGGCCCTGGCGGACCCCCAGCGGTACTTCCTCGTCTACGGCACGCCCGTCCCCGGCTACCACGCGCCCGAGGACTTCACCGGCATCGCCCGCGAGATCATGGCGACCCTGCTCGACGCGAGTGCGGCGCTCCCCCCGGCCGGCTCCGCGACGGCGTTCCACACGCACCTGGAAGGCCACCGGGACTGGGCCGGGGACCACCCCGCCCCGCCCGCGGCCCTGCACCGGGCACTGTCCTTCTGGGCCCGGCTGCACGGCGTCCTGTCGCTCGAACTCGCCGGGCACTTCACCGGAATGGGCTTCGACCCGGACCGGTTCTTCGCGGCCGAACTGGACGACCTGCTG
- a CDS encoding ATP-binding cassette domain-containing protein, giving the protein MTTSDSTNTSATTPPPPPPPADLRFEAKDVANRLAGITVRTVVRRLPAAVWWTLKMAWRVDRPAVLLLGVCQLAAGVAQAVALAATARAMGPLLGGADAASRIDAALPALAVMVAAAAVARVFTVLAAYGSGRVTPKLTTEADTRFVETVCRAELTAMEEPGFHDAQTAAKAGVQRTANVVTDVQRCMSALMQITGAMGALTVLHPVLLPLIVLAVVPAGVGEIVAARISYRTHYLNIGDQNVRHMVRWWATTPKHATEVRANGMTDYVRYWYAAISRRMDARTIAAAPRTARTVLAASAVGGLFQTLTWGVLAYLATHGHIGLAVAATAVVGLRAVIASLGNAVSYAANVLNTGMYLEDLHSFLDRTGRAAQQRGTRLPDAPREVRVDNASYTYPSKDRPAVDGLSLTLTRGEVVAVVGVNGAGKSTLMNLITAVTLPDKGRVLWDAAETRALDADAVWRHTGVVTQDFAKWPLRARENVTQGQPRTDHDDPVWEAVDQVGLREAVDELPHGLDTLLAREYFGGSELSGGQWQRFACARALYRKPAVLILDEPTSQLDARGEHQIFTALRQQRRDRITVIVTHRLDNTRLADRILVLDHGRIVEQGTFDELRATPGSLFAELYDLSQDR; this is encoded by the coding sequence TTGACGACGTCCGACTCCACGAACACGAGTGCCACCACACCACCCCCGCCCCCTCCCCCGGCCGATCTGCGGTTCGAGGCGAAGGACGTGGCGAACCGGCTGGCCGGGATCACCGTGCGCACCGTGGTGCGACGGCTTCCGGCAGCCGTGTGGTGGACGCTGAAGATGGCCTGGCGGGTGGACCGGCCCGCCGTGCTCCTGCTGGGGGTCTGCCAGCTGGCGGCCGGGGTCGCGCAGGCGGTGGCGCTGGCCGCGACGGCCCGCGCGATGGGCCCGCTGCTCGGCGGGGCGGACGCCGCGTCGCGCATCGACGCCGCGCTCCCGGCACTCGCGGTGATGGTGGCCGCCGCCGCCGTGGCCCGGGTGTTCACGGTCCTCGCGGCCTACGGGTCGGGCCGCGTCACGCCGAAGCTGACCACGGAGGCGGACACCCGGTTCGTGGAGACGGTGTGCCGGGCCGAGCTCACGGCGATGGAGGAACCCGGCTTCCACGACGCCCAGACGGCCGCCAAGGCCGGGGTCCAGCGCACCGCCAACGTGGTCACCGACGTCCAGCGGTGCATGTCCGCACTCATGCAGATCACCGGCGCCATGGGCGCCCTCACCGTGCTGCACCCCGTCCTGCTGCCGCTGATCGTCCTCGCCGTCGTCCCGGCCGGGGTCGGCGAGATCGTCGCCGCGCGGATCAGCTACCGCACGCACTACCTGAACATCGGCGACCAGAACGTACGACACATGGTGCGCTGGTGGGCCACCACACCCAAGCACGCCACCGAGGTCCGCGCGAACGGCATGACGGACTACGTGCGGTACTGGTACGCCGCGATCTCCCGGCGCATGGACGCCCGCACCATCGCCGCGGCTCCCCGCACGGCACGCACCGTGCTCGCCGCGTCGGCGGTCGGCGGCCTGTTCCAGACGCTCACCTGGGGCGTCCTCGCCTATCTGGCGACCCACGGCCACATCGGCCTGGCCGTCGCCGCCACCGCCGTCGTCGGCCTCCGGGCCGTGATCGCCTCGCTGGGGAACGCGGTCAGCTACGCCGCGAACGTCCTCAACACCGGCATGTACCTCGAAGACCTGCACAGCTTCCTCGACCGCACCGGACGAGCCGCGCAGCAGCGCGGCACCCGCCTGCCGGACGCGCCCCGCGAGGTGCGGGTGGACAACGCCTCCTACACCTACCCCTCCAAGGACCGGCCCGCCGTGGACGGCCTGTCCCTGACCCTGACCCGCGGGGAAGTCGTCGCGGTCGTCGGGGTGAACGGAGCGGGCAAGTCCACCCTCATGAACCTGATCACCGCCGTCACCCTGCCGGACAAGGGCCGCGTCCTGTGGGACGCGGCCGAGACCCGCGCACTCGACGCCGACGCCGTGTGGCGGCACACCGGCGTGGTCACCCAGGACTTCGCCAAGTGGCCTCTGCGCGCCCGCGAGAACGTCACCCAGGGCCAGCCCCGCACCGATCACGACGACCCGGTGTGGGAGGCCGTCGACCAGGTCGGTCTGCGCGAGGCGGTCGACGAGCTGCCGCACGGCCTCGACACCCTCCTGGCCCGCGAGTACTTCGGCGGCTCGGAGCTCTCCGGCGGCCAGTGGCAGCGCTTCGCCTGCGCCCGCGCCCTCTACCGCAAGCCCGCCGTCCTCATCCTGGACGAGCCCACCAGCCAGCTCGACGCGCGCGGCGAGCACCAGATCTTCACCGCCCTGCGGCAGCAGCGCCGCGACCGCATCACGGTGATCGTCACGCACCGCCTCGACAACACCCGCCTCGCCGACCGCATCCTCGTCCTCGACCACGGCCGCATCGTCGAGCAGGGCACCTTCGACGAACTGCGCGCCACCCCCGGCTCGTTGTTCGCCGAGCTGTACGACCTCTCTCAGGACCGGTAG
- a CDS encoding oxidoreductase produces MTTLRSGTEKANGAREFAGKRALVTGGSRGIGAAMVRQLLDAGAEVLTTARSASATVPDGAAFVAADVRTRAGAETLAAAARDVLGGVDLLVHNAGGAAPHKGALAIPDEEWQNALDLNFLAAVRLDALLAPEMRERRSGAIVHVSSAAVPTVAPPFLHYTTAKAALENYSRGLAQELAPFGVRVNTVSPGRTATPGGERTREQWSRLTEGPGQDTTTPPLGREGQPDDIADAVLFLLSDRANWLTGSSLVVDGGEFPRG; encoded by the coding sequence ATGACCACATTGCGGAGCGGAACGGAAAAGGCAAACGGGGCGCGGGAATTCGCGGGAAAGCGGGCCCTGGTCACGGGCGGCTCTCGCGGAATCGGAGCGGCCATGGTGCGTCAGCTCCTGGACGCGGGCGCCGAGGTGCTCACGACGGCCAGATCGGCATCGGCCACGGTGCCCGACGGAGCCGCCTTCGTGGCGGCCGACGTGCGGACACGGGCCGGGGCCGAGACGCTCGCCGCGGCCGCGCGGGACGTGCTCGGCGGGGTGGACCTCCTGGTCCACAACGCGGGCGGGGCCGCGCCGCACAAGGGCGCCCTTGCCATCCCCGACGAGGAGTGGCAGAACGCGCTCGACCTCAACTTCCTGGCCGCGGTGCGCCTGGACGCGCTCCTCGCGCCGGAGATGAGGGAGCGGCGGTCAGGGGCGATCGTGCACGTCTCGTCGGCCGCGGTCCCCACCGTGGCGCCCCCGTTCCTCCACTACACGACGGCGAAGGCGGCCCTGGAGAACTACAGCCGCGGCCTCGCGCAGGAGCTGGCCCCGTTCGGGGTCCGGGTCAACACCGTGTCGCCCGGCCGGACCGCCACCCCCGGCGGCGAACGGACGCGGGAACAGTGGTCGCGTCTGACCGAGGGGCCGGGCCAGGACACCACCACCCCTCCGCTGGGACGCGAAGGGCAGCCCGACGACATCGCCGACGCGGTGCTTTTCCTGCTCTCCGACCGGGCGAATTGGCTGACCGGGAGCAGCCTCGTGGTGGACGGCGGCGAATTCCCCAGGGGATAG